The following coding sequences lie in one [Limnothrix rosea] IAM M-220 genomic window:
- the nblR gene encoding response regulator transcription factor NblR, translating into MTQSPAFTDGLAYVLLVGTSPNFNQQIGADLAEVGYQIVAVESPDKGLQRLEQTPPSMTIVDYSALGQKGIDFCRDLRSGNKTFPILFLVAQDRVEERVVCLEAGADDYLLQPYQRDKFTQIVNVYLQPQPEQREQLLFGDLVLDLSSRQVWRSPSGVENDNPQIIDLTVKEFELLKYLMSYPQQVLTREQILKNVWGEDFQGESNVIEVYIRYLRLKIETKGRKRLIQTVRGVGYVLKDS; encoded by the coding sequence ATGACCCAGTCCCCTGCCTTTACCGATGGCTTAGCCTATGTTCTTCTTGTGGGTACAAGCCCTAATTTTAATCAGCAAATTGGTGCAGATCTCGCCGAGGTAGGGTATCAAATTGTTGCCGTTGAAAGTCCAGACAAAGGGCTACAGCGGCTCGAACAAACGCCTCCTAGCATGACGATTGTTGATTACAGTGCTTTGGGACAAAAGGGGATTGATTTTTGTCGTGACCTCCGCTCTGGGAATAAAACGTTTCCGATTCTCTTTCTCGTTGCCCAAGATCGGGTGGAAGAACGGGTTGTTTGTTTGGAGGCTGGTGCCGATGATTATTTGTTGCAGCCCTATCAACGGGATAAGTTTACGCAGATTGTCAATGTCTATCTCCAGCCCCAGCCAGAACAGCGGGAGCAGTTGTTATTTGGGGATCTTGTCCTTGATTTGAGTAGCCGTCAAGTGTGGCGATCGCCGTCTGGGGTTGAAAATGATAATCCCCAAATAATTGACCTGACGGTGAAAGAATTTGAATTACTCAAATATTTAATGTCTTATCCCCAGCAAGTGCTTACAAGGGAGCAAATCTTAAAAAATGTTTGGGGCGAAGACTTTCAAGGAGAATCTAACGTCATTGAAGTCTACATTCGCTATTTACGCCTTAAAATCGAAACGAAGGGACGAAAACGTCTCATCCAAACAGTCCGCGGCGTTGGCTATGTTTTGAAAGATAGCTAG
- the radC gene encoding RadC family protein, whose amino-acid sequence MSYSPRIQDIPASERPRERLVEIGAQYLSNAELIAILIGTGDRHQGLSAVGLAQHILQTFSHGKRDPFDILRNTNPQELTHIKGVGLAKAAQILAGIELGKRVFQAKPSEKTIIDSPEAAAIALSNDLMWQDQERFAVLCLDIKNKLIATKVITIGLATETLAHPREIFREVIKQGAARLIIAHNHPSGNVEPSNADLQLTSRLLQSAQIIGIPLLDHIILGHDNFSSLRQTCDLWDEYPQPE is encoded by the coding sequence ATGAGCTACAGCCCCCGCATTCAGGATATTCCCGCCAGTGAACGCCCCCGCGAACGCCTCGTGGAAATTGGTGCTCAATATTTATCTAATGCCGAACTAATTGCCATCCTCATTGGCACTGGCGATCGCCATCAAGGTTTATCGGCAGTCGGTTTAGCCCAGCACATTCTCCAAACCTTTAGCCACGGTAAGCGTGATCCCTTCGACATCCTCCGGAATACCAACCCCCAAGAACTGACCCATATCAAAGGCGTTGGTTTAGCAAAAGCCGCCCAAATCTTGGCAGGCATCGAACTAGGAAAACGTGTTTTTCAGGCCAAACCCAGCGAAAAGACGATCATCGATAGCCCAGAAGCCGCGGCGATCGCCCTCAGCAACGACCTCATGTGGCAAGACCAAGAACGCTTTGCAGTACTTTGTTTAGACATCAAAAATAAACTCATCGCCACCAAAGTCATTACCATTGGGCTCGCCACCGAAACCCTTGCCCATCCCCGGGAAATTTTCCGAGAAGTGATCAAACAAGGCGCAGCCCGATTAATCATTGCCCACAACCACCCCTCCGGTAATGTCGAGCCGAGTAACGCCGATCTCCAGCTCACCAGCCGTCTCCTCCAATCCGCGCAAATTATTGGGATTCCCCTCCTCGACCACATCATCCTTGGCCACGATAATTTCAGTAGCCTGCGTCAAACCTGTGACCTGTGGGACGAATATCCCCAGCCCGAATAA
- a CDS encoding DUF192 domain-containing protein, with product MTLPARLLPLLCGVLLVGCVPFPGDGVDPSTTPGTTPPPEITTPVPTTPQGQVLPITATAKIESSGQIFALEVAETAEQQQLGLMYRESLPDNRGMLFQFDPARPVSFWMKNCLIHLDIIFLKDGVVQTIARNVPPCENDPCPTYGTPADIDQVIEIRGGLSDEMGLTEGDEITVSFMDS from the coding sequence ATGACTTTGCCAGCCCGTTTGTTGCCCCTCCTTTGCGGTGTGTTGTTAGTTGGTTGTGTGCCCTTCCCCGGAGATGGCGTTGATCCTAGTACGACACCCGGTACGACTCCGCCCCCGGAAATAACGACTCCTGTGCCAACGACTCCCCAAGGACAAGTTTTGCCCATTACTGCCACTGCAAAGATTGAATCTTCTGGACAAATTTTCGCCTTAGAGGTTGCCGAAACCGCTGAGCAGCAGCAATTAGGGTTGATGTACCGTGAAAGCCTACCGGATAATCGCGGTATGTTATTTCAGTTTGATCCGGCGCGTCCTGTGAGTTTTTGGATGAAAAATTGTCTGATTCATCTCGATATTATTTTCCTCAAAGATGGGGTGGTGCAGACGATCGCCCGGAATGTGCCGCCCTGTGAAAATGATCCCTGCCCAACCTATGGTACGCCTGCGGATATTGACCAAGTGATTGAAATTCGCGGTGGCTTGTCCGATGAGATGGGGTTAACGGAGGGGGATGAAATTACGGTGAGCTTTATGGACTCTTAA
- the gnd gene encoding decarboxylating NADP(+)-dependent phosphogluconate dehydrogenase: MTKRTFGVIGLAVMGENLALNVERNGFPIAVYNRTASKTEKFMAERAVGKDIKAAYSLEEFVQQLERPRKILVMVKAGKPVDYVIEDLKPLLEEGDMIIDGGNSLYEDTERRTKDLEASGLGFVGMGVSGGEEGALNGPSLMPGGTETAYRELEPIVTKIAAQVDDGPCVTYIGPGGAGHYVKMVHNGIEYGDMQLIAEAYDLLANAAKLSHTELHEVFSEWNKTDELNSFLIEITADIFKKIDPETKKPLVELILDSAGQKGTGRWTVVNSLQIGVPIPTIYAAVNARVMSAFKEERRAASHELPAPERVYRGDIKTFVNQVRDALYCSKMCSYAQGMALLGKASEEYGYNLDLGETARIWKGGCIIQAGFLDKIKKAYVENPDLPNLLLAPEFKQSIIDRQDAWRTVILAANELGIAVPAFSASLDYFDSYRRERLPQNLTQAQRDYFGAHTYERTDKARGEFFHTAWAE, from the coding sequence ATGACTAAACGAACCTTTGGTGTAATCGGTCTTGCCGTAATGGGAGAAAACCTCGCCCTCAACGTAGAGCGAAATGGTTTCCCCATCGCAGTCTATAACCGTACCGCCAGCAAAACAGAAAAATTCATGGCAGAACGCGCGGTTGGCAAAGACATCAAAGCCGCCTACAGCCTCGAAGAATTTGTGCAGCAGCTTGAGCGTCCCCGCAAAATTTTGGTGATGGTAAAAGCAGGAAAACCAGTTGACTACGTCATCGAAGACCTCAAGCCCCTCCTCGAAGAAGGCGACATGATTATTGATGGCGGCAACTCCCTCTACGAAGATACAGAACGTCGCACAAAAGATCTCGAAGCCTCCGGTCTCGGCTTTGTCGGCATGGGTGTCAGTGGCGGTGAAGAAGGCGCACTTAATGGCCCCAGCTTGATGCCCGGCGGCACAGAAACGGCTTACCGTGAGCTAGAACCCATTGTCACGAAAATTGCAGCGCAAGTTGATGATGGCCCTTGCGTTACTTATATTGGCCCCGGTGGTGCTGGTCACTACGTCAAGATGGTACACAACGGTATCGAGTACGGCGATATGCAGCTCATCGCTGAAGCCTATGACCTCTTAGCCAATGCTGCCAAACTGAGCCACACTGAACTCCATGAAGTCTTTTCTGAATGGAATAAAACAGATGAATTGAACTCATTTTTGATTGAGATTACTGCCGATATCTTCAAAAAGATTGACCCAGAAACGAAGAAGCCATTGGTGGAGCTGATTCTTGATAGTGCGGGACAGAAAGGGACTGGCCGCTGGACGGTCGTTAACTCTCTTCAAATTGGTGTACCCATTCCCACAATTTACGCTGCTGTGAACGCTCGCGTCATGTCTGCGTTTAAGGAAGAGCGTCGGGCTGCTTCCCACGAACTGCCAGCGCCAGAGCGGGTTTATCGTGGCGATATCAAGACCTTCGTGAACCAAGTGCGTGATGCGTTGTATTGCTCGAAGATGTGTTCCTACGCGCAGGGTATGGCGCTGCTTGGTAAGGCTTCTGAAGAGTATGGCTACAACCTAGACCTCGGCGAAACAGCTCGCATTTGGAAGGGTGGTTGTATTATTCAGGCGGGCTTCCTCGACAAGATTAAGAAAGCCTATGTTGAGAATCCTGACCTTCCTAATCTTTTGCTTGCACCTGAGTTTAAGCAGTCGATTATTGATCGTCAGGATGCTTGGCGCACGGTGATCCTCGCAGCGAATGAGCTGGGGATTGCGGTTCCGGCTTTTAGTGCGTCTTTGGATTATTTTGATAGTTATCGTCGTGAGCGTCTCCCTCAGAACCTCACTCAGGCTCAGCGGGATTATTTCGGTGCGCACACCTATGAGCGTACGGACAAAGCTCGTGGTGAGTTTTTTCATACGGCTTGGGCTGAGTAA